A single region of the Deinococcus aestuarii genome encodes:
- a CDS encoding ArdC family protein, which yields MSYQKPSTPEEKEAAREASQAITQELMARVDTRVEHLAAQLAAGASAELLTFMRFSARFHTYSLNNQLLIWMQAPGAQHVAGFHAWKALGRRVKKGAKAVRVLAPLVVPDHEAPRQANGRPAQKVVGFKYASVFADHDTEGEPLPSAAFMVVQGGDDRTRELLRALSGACPVPVEWEDGQGRNAHGWTDGGKIVLNREKCASEPAHAVRVFFHEWAHVALHFQGEGKRAEDLPDRKTRELEADACAYVLASLHGIEAAPQVADYITAWGGNAEGLRASLGRIQRAASEILGALEGDAASVPQAAD from the coding sequence ATGAGCTACCAGAAGCCCAGCACGCCCGAAGAGAAGGAAGCCGCCCGCGAAGCGTCCCAGGCGATCACGCAGGAACTCATGGCGAGGGTGGACACGCGCGTCGAGCACCTGGCCGCGCAACTCGCCGCCGGGGCCAGCGCCGAGCTGCTGACCTTCATGCGCTTTTCCGCCCGCTTCCACACCTACAGCCTGAACAACCAACTGCTGATCTGGATGCAGGCCCCGGGTGCCCAGCACGTGGCCGGGTTTCATGCGTGGAAGGCGTTGGGCCGCCGGGTCAAGAAGGGCGCCAAGGCCGTGCGCGTGCTGGCGCCGCTGGTGGTGCCCGACCACGAGGCCCCACGCCAGGCGAACGGCAGACCCGCGCAGAAGGTGGTGGGGTTCAAGTACGCCTCGGTCTTTGCCGACCACGACACCGAGGGCGAGCCGTTGCCGAGCGCCGCTTTCATGGTGGTGCAGGGCGGCGACGACCGGACGCGCGAGCTGCTGCGCGCCCTGTCCGGGGCGTGCCCGGTGCCTGTCGAGTGGGAGGACGGTCAGGGGAGAAACGCGCACGGCTGGACCGATGGCGGGAAGATCGTCCTCAACCGGGAGAAGTGCGCCTCAGAGCCCGCGCACGCCGTCCGGGTGTTCTTCCACGAGTGGGCGCATGTGGCGCTGCACTTCCAGGGCGAGGGCAAACGCGCCGAGGACCTGCCCGACCGCAAGACGCGCGAGCTGGAGGCCGACGCCTGCGCGTATGTCCTCGCCAGCCTTCACGGCATTGAGGCGGCGCCCCAGGTGGCCGACTACATCACCGCCTGGGGCGGCAACGCCGAGGGGCTCCGCGCCAGCCTGGGCCGGATTCAGCGGGCGGCGTCCGAGATTCTGGGAGCCCTGGAGGGGGACGCGGCGAGCGTGCCCCAGGCTGCCGACTGA
- a CDS encoding DUF3846 domain-containing protein has translation MTGTQDQAITPDQLTPEQYMVVYPDGRREIHPWPEDESARLPLMKRHVEGYIEYVPPASHTLQTHEVVVNEEGMVNDLPPNWPGSRLIGYDLRQQPPLHGNVLIVPHNPDDPPMEAQRRNARKHDNLFALALAGDREALAALGVQSPDQITVIDTRPQPRVYLYLIHPDGRVERYEPQGKEAARTWVEEKIGHAYRMHPEAHVVRAYAALYAVNPKDRTPNVPASIGLGVWGMRHALGPVVLMPTGQEDETLLHDRLHRALNGDPEAQRETGLTPAW, from the coding sequence ATGACCGGAACTCAAGACCAGGCGATCACCCCTGACCAGCTCACGCCCGAGCAGTACATGGTGGTCTACCCCGACGGCCGCCGCGAGATCCACCCCTGGCCCGAGGACGAGAGCGCCCGGCTCCCGCTGATGAAGCGGCACGTCGAGGGCTACATCGAGTATGTACCGCCCGCTTCCCACACCCTCCAGACCCACGAGGTCGTCGTGAACGAGGAGGGCATGGTGAACGATCTGCCCCCCAACTGGCCCGGCTCCCGCCTGATCGGGTACGACCTGCGGCAACAGCCCCCGCTGCACGGCAACGTGCTGATCGTGCCCCACAACCCGGACGACCCGCCGATGGAGGCCCAGCGCCGCAATGCCCGGAAGCACGACAACCTCTTCGCCCTGGCGCTGGCCGGGGACCGGGAGGCCCTGGCTGCCCTCGGCGTCCAGAGTCCGGACCAGATCACGGTGATCGATACCCGCCCCCAGCCGCGGGTGTACCTGTACCTGATTCACCCGGACGGGCGCGTCGAGCGGTACGAGCCCCAGGGCAAGGAAGCGGCGCGAACTTGGGTTGAGGAGAAAATCGGGCACGCCTACCGGATGCACCCGGAGGCCCACGTGGTGCGTGCCTACGCGGCCCTGTACGCCGTGAACCCCAAGGACCGGACCCCGAACGTCCCGGCCAGCATCGGGCTCGGGGTGTGGGGGATGCGGCACGCGCTCGGGCCGGTGGTGCTGATGCCCACCGGGCAGGAGGACGAAACGCTCCTGCACGACCGGCTGCACCGGGCCCTGAACGGGGACCCCGAGGCGCAGCGGGAAACCGGACTGACGCCCGCCTGGTAG
- a CDS encoding C39 family peptidase, translating to MRGAWLTLCLMVSVGQGASAAAKSTPSVQQARAVSGLQLRAMPFTYQTFNNCGPQSIASVLGYYGVQVAQSEVARVTKATPRGYMTAQAIGQFVAPYGLGARRFLGGRVAHLRPLIALGIPVIVLQWLRPGETVPHFRVVTGFDDVRQMVLTLDPLLGPRVLIPYGTFERLWTVGHAEFIPVYPLKDEARVLKALGV from the coding sequence ATGCGTGGTGCCTGGCTGACCCTCTGTCTGATGGTGAGCGTGGGGCAGGGGGCAAGTGCGGCGGCGAAGTCCACTCCTTCCGTGCAGCAGGCCCGCGCGGTTTCCGGCCTCCAGCTCCGGGCGATGCCGTTCACGTACCAGACCTTCAACAACTGCGGTCCGCAATCAATAGCGAGCGTGTTGGGGTACTACGGTGTTCAGGTCGCGCAGTCGGAAGTGGCCCGGGTGACCAAGGCCACGCCGCGGGGGTACATGACGGCGCAGGCCATAGGCCAGTTCGTCGCGCCGTATGGGCTGGGGGCGCGGCGCTTCTTGGGTGGGCGCGTGGCACACCTGCGGCCGTTGATCGCGCTGGGCATCCCGGTGATCGTCTTGCAGTGGCTCAGGCCGGGTGAGACCGTGCCGCATTTCCGGGTGGTGACGGGCTTCGACGACGTGCGGCAGATGGTGCTGACGCTCGACCCGCTGCTGGGACCACGGGTGCTCATCCCCTACGGCACCTTCGAGCGGTTGTGGACGGTGGGCCACGCCGAGTTCATTCCGGTGTACCCGCTGAAGGATGAGGCCAGGGTGCTCAAGGCCCTGGGCGTCTAG
- a CDS encoding phosphotransferase yields MTTSEERRWPDALLSVQDALIWIQAALPPHHTAQGPTALLNVKAWGVVARFHVLAPEPYDVVFKVGALPLFRSAPRAFELAHLARPHHTPELLASRQDGEQTWTLFRAFEGHVVRDAEGTGAVVEMARELARVQAAVLTLPESARLGLPHFPLTSIPTQFDQLLTLTRERYLPIFEERRQDFRSTFNLDLPPNLAERLEVHRGRVQTWTDELAAMNWPESLDHVDLHHENGVVQPDGSVLLLDWEEAQLALPFFSLDRLLEDAREYDERAGIPQAVTGIDGTPTVLAVRAAYLDTLPWRTWEERATGLDLALQLAPIKALAEGEAFNDALGRERGNPVQAAFLLLRALRRWEASC; encoded by the coding sequence ATGACCACATCCGAAGAACGGCGCTGGCCCGATGCCCTGCTGTCCGTCCAGGACGCTCTGATCTGGATTCAGGCTGCCCTCCCACCCCATCACACCGCCCAGGGTCCCACTGCCCTGCTCAACGTCAAGGCGTGGGGTGTCGTCGCGCGCTTTCATGTCCTGGCCCCTGAGCCCTATGACGTCGTGTTCAAGGTGGGCGCGTTGCCCCTCTTCAGGAGTGCTCCCCGCGCTTTCGAGCTGGCGCATCTCGCGCGGCCTCACCACACCCCGGAGCTGCTCGCCTCCCGACAGGACGGCGAGCAGACCTGGACCCTGTTCCGTGCTTTCGAGGGGCACGTCGTCCGGGACGCCGAGGGCACCGGCGCCGTGGTGGAGATGGCCCGTGAACTCGCCCGCGTGCAGGCCGCGGTGCTGACACTCCCCGAAAGTGCCCGGCTGGGTCTTCCGCACTTCCCCCTGACATCCATCCCCACACAGTTCGATCAGCTCCTGACGCTGACCCGCGAGCGTTACCTGCCCATCTTCGAGGAGCGGCGGCAGGACTTTCGCAGCACGTTCAACCTCGACCTTCCCCCTAACCTCGCCGAGCGGCTGGAGGTGCATCGTGGGAGGGTTCAGACCTGGACGGACGAATTGGCCGCGATGAACTGGCCGGAGTCCCTAGACCACGTGGACCTGCACCACGAGAACGGGGTGGTCCAGCCGGACGGGAGTGTGCTGCTGCTCGACTGGGAGGAGGCCCAACTCGCATTGCCGTTCTTTTCGCTTGACCGCTTGCTGGAGGACGCCCGCGAATACGACGAGCGGGCGGGCATCCCACAGGCGGTGACGGGGATAGACGGCACGCCGACGGTGCTGGCGGTGCGCGCGGCATATCTCGACACGCTGCCGTGGCGCACCTGGGAGGAGCGAGCCACAGGACTGGACCTCGCCCTCCAGCTTGCTCCCATCAAGGCTCTGGCCGAGGGGGAAGCGTTCAACGACGCGCTGGGCCGCGAGCGCGGCAACCCCGTGCAGGCCGCCTTCCTGCTCCTGCGGGCGTTGAGGCGCTGGGAAGCCTCTTGCTGA
- a CDS encoding cation transporting ATPase C-terminal domain-containing protein yields MAGVEEGRTAYANVRKVVSVLVSSGVAEVLLFLTAVALGFLIPLTAVQLLWLNIVTNGFQPIGLALEPGERGQMTRPPRRPDEGIFDRLMVSQLLLSGVVMAALVFVPFTLMLQAGASEFAARNVALLLMVLLQNFHALNARSETASTFALPFSRSRVLLLAIVGAQLVHLAATHIPLMQRVLGLEPVPFTQWLQLLLLASLIVVAMEAFKWAWRRGERARTRRAPTT; encoded by the coding sequence GTGGCGGGGGTCGAGGAGGGGCGCACCGCTTACGCGAACGTCCGCAAGGTCGTGTCCGTCCTGGTGTCCAGCGGCGTGGCTGAGGTGCTGCTGTTCCTCACGGCGGTGGCGCTGGGCTTCCTGATCCCGCTGACCGCCGTGCAGCTCCTGTGGCTGAACATCGTCACGAACGGCTTCCAGCCTATCGGCCTCGCGCTGGAGCCCGGCGAGCGCGGGCAGATGACGCGCCCCCCGCGCCGCCCCGACGAGGGCATCTTCGACCGGCTGATGGTCTCGCAACTCCTGCTCTCGGGGGTGGTGATGGCCGCGCTGGTGTTCGTCCCCTTCACGCTGATGTTGCAGGCGGGCGCGAGCGAGTTCGCGGCGCGAAACGTGGCCCTCTTGCTGATGGTGCTGCTCCAGAACTTCCACGCCCTGAACGCCCGCTCGGAAACCGCGAGCACCTTCGCGCTCCCCTTTTCGCGCAGCCGGGTGCTGCTGCTCGCCATCGTAGGGGCGCAGCTCGTGCATCTCGCTGCCACGCACATCCCGCTGATGCAGCGGGTGCTGGGCCTGGAGCCAGTGCCCTTCACCCAGTGGCTGCAACTCCTGCTGCTCGCGTCCCTGATCGTCGTGGCGATGGAGGCCTTCAAGTGGGCCTGGCGGCGCGGCGAACGCGCCCGGACCCGCCGCGCCCCGACGACCTGA
- a CDS encoding type IV secretory system conjugative DNA transfer family protein has translation MIIHYHWFMLRLLSFYLAAALGLYAVLAGLLWLLAPALGALVFGIWFFDGRDARFRAMYNAHWARPDEIKDATVKQLNGDEILLGYAYDEVVGLRAGVAGRKEMGHVLFVGPTRAGKGLNATSNLLNWRGSVVVIDIKGEFYNMTAGYRSGVMGQDVFVLNPSTGAPTNQYDPFAERDTPEQLQATAEAILNPDGDGSNKAFALRASFVLTAAMMVAKEQGKPVLPFIRDCLAMGCERATLMLERSSKDPEVHRNLSFFVGMKPSEYNWEGFGNDKFLNNSWINLIAKMKYLVSQGIIDMTSGSDFKATDLLKQRTSLYMVFRESDLKYTVHSFGAVILALIEAIIKHYDLHPDDEFVPIMFVLDEAGRLAVPMLDELISTVAGRGMIALVYVQALSQLDKIYGEDGADTVKSGTHTKVFYTPKDPGTAKYISESSGRYMFGDTRTSEHPESGRSDTAGLNSRELITTDEVLKVPLGNVLIASNEYPMIAGYRMEPFTLPQAKVARTMKPPEVKRRTVPVVEEVAGKGVAAPVPEPELVPAGGERPAPAPTPARRPVAALALTLDEAPVVEAPVDFDLENDAPISPAPVVEVDDLADDMAAFERATRRSL, from the coding sequence ATGATCATTCACTACCACTGGTTCATGTTGCGCCTGCTGTCGTTTTACCTGGCGGCGGCGCTGGGACTGTACGCGGTGCTGGCCGGGCTGTTGTGGCTGCTGGCGCCCGCGCTGGGGGCGCTGGTGTTTGGCATCTGGTTCTTTGATGGGCGGGACGCCCGGTTTCGCGCGATGTACAACGCGCACTGGGCCAGGCCTGACGAGATCAAGGACGCGACGGTCAAGCAACTCAATGGTGACGAGATTCTGCTGGGCTACGCCTATGACGAGGTGGTGGGCCTACGTGCAGGGGTGGCCGGACGCAAGGAGATGGGGCACGTGCTGTTCGTGGGTCCGACCCGCGCGGGCAAGGGGCTGAACGCCACCTCGAACCTGTTGAACTGGCGCGGCAGCGTAGTCGTGATCGACATTAAGGGCGAGTTCTACAACATGACGGCGGGCTACCGCAGCGGGGTCATGGGTCAGGACGTGTTTGTCCTCAACCCGAGCACGGGCGCTCCCACCAACCAGTACGACCCGTTCGCCGAACGCGATACCCCCGAGCAGTTGCAGGCCACGGCCGAGGCGATCCTGAACCCGGACGGCGACGGGAGCAACAAGGCGTTCGCCCTGCGCGCGAGCTTCGTCCTGACGGCCGCCATGATGGTCGCCAAGGAGCAGGGAAAGCCGGTCCTCCCGTTCATCCGCGACTGTCTGGCAATGGGGTGCGAACGGGCGACCCTGATGCTGGAGAGGAGCAGCAAGGACCCCGAGGTCCACCGCAACCTGTCCTTTTTCGTGGGCATGAAGCCGAGCGAGTACAACTGGGAGGGCTTTGGCAACGACAAGTTCCTCAACAACAGTTGGATCAACCTGATCGCCAAGATGAAGTACCTCGTGTCGCAGGGCATCATCGACATGACCAGCGGCTCGGACTTCAAGGCAACGGACCTGCTGAAGCAGCGCACGAGCCTGTACATGGTGTTCCGCGAGAGCGACCTGAAGTACACCGTGCACAGCTTCGGCGCGGTGATCCTCGCCCTGATCGAGGCGATCATCAAGCACTACGACCTGCATCCCGACGACGAATTCGTGCCCATCATGTTCGTGCTCGACGAGGCGGGCCGCCTCGCGGTGCCGATGCTCGACGAGCTGATCAGCACGGTGGCGGGCCGCGGCATGATCGCCCTGGTGTACGTGCAGGCCCTGTCGCAGCTCGACAAGATTTACGGCGAGGACGGCGCAGACACCGTGAAGAGCGGCACGCATACGAAAGTTTTTTACACACCCAAGGACCCGGGCACCGCCAAGTACATCAGCGAGAGTTCCGGGCGGTACATGTTCGGCGATACCCGCACCTCGGAACACCCGGAAAGCGGACGGTCGGATACCGCCGGGCTCAACTCGCGCGAGCTGATCACGACGGACGAGGTGTTGAAGGTGCCCCTGGGCAACGTGTTGATCGCGTCAAACGAGTACCCGATGATCGCGGGCTACCGCATGGAGCCCTTCACGCTGCCGCAGGCCAAGGTGGCGCGCACCATGAAGCCCCCGGAGGTGAAGCGCCGCACGGTTCCCGTGGTCGAGGAAGTCGCCGGAAAAGGGGTGGCCGCGCCGGTTCCTGAGCCCGAGCTGGTGCCCGCAGGCGGTGAGCGCCCTGCACCGGCGCCCACGCCCGCGAGGCGGCCGGTGGCCGCGCTCGCGCTCACCCTGGACGAGGCCCCGGTGGTCGAGGCCCCCGTGGACTTTGACCTGGAGAATGACGCCCCGATCTCACCCGCCCCGGTGGTCGAGGTGGACGACCTCGCAGACGACATGGCCGCCTTCGAGCGCGCGACGCGCCGCTCACTCTGA
- a CDS encoding ribbon-helix-helix protein, CopG family, whose translation MTRVHVGSRVEEAVAEQIDQMAKSNGISRSQMIEELLVLALGQQETELASTFLMPRLEGILTTLFDRHLGDLRLVMVHAALESTIASRLALFKYREDNGYDVAQLSGLRDQAYRAAGKSLRRKGVKDEDLGDE comes from the coding sequence ATGACAAGGGTTCACGTCGGTTCTCGGGTAGAGGAAGCAGTAGCTGAACAGATCGACCAGATGGCGAAGTCGAATGGGATCAGCCGGTCGCAGATGATCGAGGAACTGCTGGTGCTCGCGCTGGGGCAGCAGGAGACGGAGTTAGCGTCCACGTTCCTGATGCCCAGGTTGGAGGGCATCCTGACGACCCTGTTCGACCGGCACCTGGGAGACCTGCGGCTGGTGATGGTTCATGCGGCGTTGGAGAGCACCATCGCGTCGAGGTTGGCTCTGTTCAAGTACCGGGAGGACAACGGGTACGACGTAGCCCAGTTGTCGGGACTGCGTGACCAGGCATACAGGGCGGCAGGCAAGAGCCTCCGGCGCAAGGGCGTGAAGGACGAGGACCTGGGCGATGAGTAG